The Streptomyces sp. NBC_01197 genome window below encodes:
- a CDS encoding bifunctional DNA primase/polymerase gives MSSPGTSGSTAVRFPAERPSAGLAALSRILDEQIEQGGQHATAVTPAGAGWLASAAPYPRSALSLWESRPTAPTVLDCGSVFDVVNVPAIFGRRMLDTLWSEGPGSGPVAGHRGRMLLFAAPGTAQRLPSLLHWEEWGDAVPPLLCHGTGDAVTVPSLTSSVPGSGPRWLVAPDTRHPWLPGPEVMLWACVRAARAAAAPATKADALSIFPRADQGAKVYDVSRRR, from the coding sequence ATGAGCAGCCCCGGCACCAGCGGCTCCACGGCCGTCCGTTTCCCGGCCGAAAGGCCCTCCGCGGGGCTCGCGGCGCTCAGCCGGATCCTCGACGAGCAGATCGAACAGGGCGGGCAGCACGCCACAGCGGTCACCCCGGCCGGTGCGGGTTGGCTCGCCTCCGCCGCCCCGTACCCGCGCAGTGCGCTCTCGCTCTGGGAGTCCCGGCCCACCGCCCCGACCGTGCTGGACTGCGGCTCGGTCTTCGACGTGGTCAACGTCCCCGCGATCTTCGGCCGCCGGATGCTGGACACCCTGTGGTCGGAGGGCCCCGGATCGGGCCCGGTCGCGGGTCACCGGGGCCGGATGCTGCTCTTCGCCGCCCCGGGCACGGCCCAGCGGCTGCCGTCCCTGCTGCACTGGGAGGAGTGGGGCGACGCGGTGCCGCCGCTGCTCTGCCACGGCACCGGCGACGCGGTGACCGTACCGTCGCTGACCTCCTCCGTTCCCGGGTCGGGCCCGCGCTGGCTGGTGGCCCCCGACACCCGTCATCCCTGGCTGCCGGGGCCGGAGGTCATGCTCTGGGCCTGTGTCCGCGCGGCGCGTGCGGCGGCGGCACCGGCGACGAAGGCGGACGCCTTATCGATTTTTCCCCGCGCCGATCAGGGTGCTAAGGTCTACGACGTCAGCAGGCGCCGCTAG
- a CDS encoding AAA family ATPase: MTFDPGAEAARATRAILDDTLNGTARGVVVDSPPGAGKSTLVVRAARELAAAGRPLMVVAQTNAQVDDLVIRLAGKDPELPVGRLHSSDPDPYDKALDDLPNVRKSAKAADLAGLDVVISTAAKWAHVKGVEPWRHAIVDEAYQMRSDALLAVAGLFERALFVGDPGQLDPFSVVGAEQWAGLAYDPSSSAVSTLLAHNPELPQHRLPVSWRLPASAAPLVSDAFYPYTPFRSGTDHGDRRLTFGVASDGSGPDRVLDEAAEAGWGLLELPARHTPRTDPEAVRAVALVVRRLLDRGGAAVSEQSPDPVPLTADRIAVGTAHRDQAAAVRSALTELGVTGVAVDTANRLQGREFDVTVVLHPLSGRPDATAFHLETGRLCVLASRHRHACIVVCREGVAGLLDEHPSTEPVQLGVTVKFPDGWEANHAVLAHLAEHRVTYRPL, encoded by the coding sequence GTGACCTTCGACCCCGGCGCGGAGGCGGCCCGTGCGACGCGGGCGATCCTCGACGACACGCTGAACGGCACCGCTCGCGGAGTGGTGGTCGACTCCCCGCCGGGCGCGGGCAAATCGACGCTCGTGGTGCGCGCGGCCCGTGAGCTGGCCGCCGCCGGACGGCCGCTGATGGTGGTCGCGCAGACCAATGCCCAGGTGGACGACCTGGTCATCCGCCTTGCCGGGAAGGACCCCGAGCTGCCGGTCGGCCGGCTGCACAGCAGCGACCCCGACCCGTACGACAAGGCGCTGGACGACCTGCCGAACGTCCGCAAGTCCGCCAAGGCGGCGGATCTCGCCGGGCTCGACGTGGTGATCTCGACGGCCGCGAAGTGGGCGCATGTGAAGGGCGTCGAGCCCTGGCGGCACGCGATCGTGGACGAGGCGTACCAGATGCGCTCGGACGCCCTGCTGGCTGTGGCCGGGCTGTTCGAACGGGCTCTGTTCGTGGGCGACCCCGGCCAGCTCGACCCGTTCAGCGTGGTCGGCGCCGAGCAGTGGGCCGGGCTGGCGTACGACCCGTCGTCCAGCGCGGTCTCGACCCTGCTCGCGCACAATCCGGAGCTGCCGCAGCACCGGCTGCCGGTCTCCTGGCGGCTGCCCGCGTCGGCGGCGCCGCTGGTCTCGGACGCGTTCTACCCGTACACGCCGTTCCGCAGCGGTACGGACCATGGGGACCGGCGGCTGACCTTCGGGGTGGCGTCGGACGGTTCGGGCCCCGACCGGGTGCTGGACGAGGCGGCGGAAGCGGGCTGGGGTCTGCTCGAACTTCCCGCCCGGCACACACCGCGTACGGACCCGGAGGCGGTACGGGCGGTGGCCCTGGTGGTCCGGCGGCTGCTGGACCGCGGTGGCGCGGCGGTGAGTGAGCAGTCGCCGGATCCGGTGCCGTTGACGGCGGACCGTATCGCGGTCGGTACGGCCCACCGCGATCAGGCGGCCGCGGTCCGGTCGGCGCTCACCGAGCTCGGGGTGACGGGCGTGGCGGTCGACACGGCCAACCGCCTCCAGGGCCGGGAGTTCGACGTGACGGTGGTTCTGCATCCGCTGTCGGGCCGCCCGGACGCGACGGCGTTCCATCTGGAGACGGGCAGGCTCTGCGTCCTGGCGTCACGGCACCGGCACGCCTGCATCGTGGTGTGCCGGGAGGGGGTGGCCGGGCTGCTCGACGAGCACCCGTCGACGGAGCCGGTGCAGCTGGGAGTGACGGTGAAGTTCCCTGACGGCTGGGAGGCGAACCACGCGGTCCTCGCCCATCTCGCGGAACACCGGGTGACGTACCGGCCGCTGTGA
- a CDS encoding phosphatase PAP2 family protein, whose product MPYTANRDRPRWWAELLVIAVVYTAYSSGRLLARGSTEDAVHHGLSLLRAEKFLHINIEHPLNRLFTHTPAIGIPADFAYASLHYLVTPGILIWLFHRRPAQYRMARTWLMVSTLLGLIGFTLTPTCPPRLLDHAEGFVDTMAQYSSYGWWGDDASAPRGLGGMTNQFAAMPSLHVGWALWCGVMLWRHGRTPLARILGVVYPLTITFVVLGTANHYLLDAIAGVAVMGVGLLLARPVVRSADRIRDRFSSRAAVGPSPIVGAGCKTSPGERFPGQRTSSASSASAGDTAGDTVDDGTPTAAR is encoded by the coding sequence ATGCCGTACACCGCGAACCGTGACCGGCCACGCTGGTGGGCAGAGCTCCTAGTGATCGCTGTCGTCTACACCGCGTACTCGTCGGGCCGGCTGCTCGCACGCGGCAGCACCGAGGACGCGGTCCATCACGGTCTTTCGCTGCTGCGCGCCGAGAAGTTCCTGCACATCAACATCGAGCACCCGCTGAACAGGCTGTTCACGCACACCCCGGCCATCGGGATACCCGCCGACTTCGCCTATGCCTCGCTGCATTACCTGGTGACACCGGGCATCCTCATATGGCTCTTCCACCGCCGCCCCGCCCAGTACCGCATGGCGCGCACCTGGCTGATGGTCTCCACCCTGCTCGGCCTGATCGGCTTCACGCTGACCCCGACCTGTCCGCCGCGGCTGCTCGACCATGCCGAGGGTTTTGTCGACACGATGGCGCAGTACAGCTCGTACGGCTGGTGGGGCGACGACGCGAGTGCGCCGCGCGGACTCGGCGGGATGACCAACCAGTTCGCCGCGATGCCGAGCCTGCATGTGGGGTGGGCGCTGTGGTGCGGGGTGATGCTGTGGCGCCACGGCCGTACGCCGCTGGCCCGAATACTCGGGGTGGTCTACCCGTTGACCATCACTTTCGTGGTGCTGGGCACGGCCAACCACTATCTGCTCGACGCGATCGCGGGGGTCGCGGTGATGGGTGTGGGGCTGCTGCTCGCCCGGCCCGTGGTGCGCTCGGCCGACCGAATACGGGACCGGTTCTCCTCCCGTGCGGCTGTCGGTCCGTCCCCGATTGTCGGTGCCGGGTGCAAGACTTCCCCGGGTGAGCGATTCCCCGGGCAGCGGACCTCCTCCGCCTCTTCCGCGTCAGCAGGCGACACCGCAGGCGACACAGTCGACGACGGCACTCCGACAGCGGCTCGCTGA
- a CDS encoding histidine phosphatase family protein, with protein sequence MAPRMLLVRHGQTAWSLSGKHTGRTDIPLLDEGREGAKLLGERLHRSPWDAVPDARVLTSRLLRASETCALAGFADRAEEWDTLLEWNYGAYEGLTPAEIQAVSPGWFIWRDGAPGGESVADVTARADETVDRIRTGGRDVLVFAHGHILRALAARWLGYDLTFGARIRLAPASLSVLGWAYDAPAVERWNDTGHLEP encoded by the coding sequence ATGGCACCCCGCATGCTGCTGGTCCGGCATGGACAGACCGCATGGTCGCTGTCCGGGAAACACACCGGCAGGACGGACATCCCGCTGCTCGACGAGGGACGCGAGGGGGCCAAGCTGCTCGGCGAGCGGCTGCACAGGTCGCCGTGGGACGCGGTGCCGGACGCCAGGGTGCTCACCAGCAGACTGCTACGGGCGAGCGAGACATGCGCACTTGCCGGGTTCGCCGACCGCGCGGAGGAGTGGGACACGCTCCTGGAGTGGAACTACGGGGCGTACGAAGGACTCACCCCGGCCGAGATCCAGGCGGTCAGTCCCGGCTGGTTCATCTGGCGCGACGGCGCTCCCGGCGGTGAGTCCGTGGCCGATGTCACCGCGCGCGCCGATGAGACGGTCGACCGGATCCGTACCGGCGGCCGCGACGTCCTGGTCTTCGCGCACGGCCACATCCTGCGGGCGCTCGCCGCACGCTGGCTCGGCTACGACCTGACGTTCGGCGCCCGGATCCGGCTGGCCCCGGCGTCGCTCTCGGTGCTGGGCTGGGCGTACGACGCCCCTGCGGTCGAGCGGTGGAACGACACCGGGCACCTGGAGCCGTAA
- a CDS encoding spermidine synthase: MAKNKRQGRSAPESVVEQVDGGIAELRPDRDRPRAWTLLIDGAPQSHVDLDDPTYLDFEYQRRLGHVIDLAGPPRQPLHVVHLGGGAFTLARYVAATRPRSTQQIAEVDGLLVQLVRRVLPPDPGARIRVRSTDARAALAKIPDGWADLVVADVFSGARTPAHLTSTEFLTEVRRALKPEGWYAANLTDGPPLTYLRGQIATAAATFPELALAAEPAVLRGRRFGNAVLVGSALPLPIAELTRRVAGDGHAGRLEHGRGLTDFTGGAKPVRDADAEPSPPPPPAVFG; the protein is encoded by the coding sequence GTGGCGAAGAACAAGCGGCAGGGCCGTTCCGCACCGGAGTCCGTCGTCGAGCAGGTGGACGGCGGGATCGCCGAACTCAGGCCCGACCGCGACCGCCCGCGCGCCTGGACCCTGCTGATCGACGGCGCCCCGCAGTCCCATGTGGACCTCGACGACCCCACCTACCTCGACTTCGAGTATCAGCGCAGGCTCGGTCATGTCATCGACCTCGCGGGACCGCCCAGGCAGCCGCTGCACGTCGTGCATCTGGGCGGCGGGGCGTTCACCCTGGCCCGTTACGTCGCGGCGACCCGTCCCCGCTCCACCCAGCAGATCGCCGAGGTCGACGGCCTGTTGGTCCAGCTGGTGCGCCGGGTGCTGCCGCCGGACCCCGGCGCCCGGATTCGCGTCCGCTCCACCGACGCCCGCGCCGCACTCGCGAAGATCCCCGACGGCTGGGCCGATCTGGTCGTCGCCGACGTCTTCAGCGGTGCGCGCACCCCCGCGCATCTCACCAGTACGGAGTTCCTCACCGAGGTCCGCAGGGCGCTGAAGCCGGAGGGCTGGTACGCGGCGAACCTCACGGACGGGCCGCCACTGACGTATCTGCGCGGCCAGATCGCGACCGCGGCAGCCACCTTCCCCGAACTGGCCCTGGCGGCCGAGCCTGCGGTACTGCGCGGCCGGAGATTCGGGAACGCCGTACTGGTGGGGTCGGCGCTCCCGCTGCCCATCGCCGAGCTGACCCGCCGGGTGGCGGGGGACGGGCACGCGGGGCGGCTGGAACACGGCCGGGGCCTCACGGACTTCACGGGCGGGGCGAAGCCGGTACGGGACGCGGACGCGGAGCCGTCACCTCCACCGCCGCCTGCGGTCTTCGGGTAG
- a CDS encoding response regulator transcription factor: MASVLVVEDDQFVRSALIRHLTEASHTVRSVGTALEALREVAHIGFDLVILDLGLPDLDGAEALKMLRGITDVPVIIATARDDEAEIVRLLNDGADDYLTKPFSVEHLAARMAAVLRRSRGSSGVGPPPRLIRVGGLCVDPLRRQAELDGARLDLTRREFDLLTFLAGRPGVVVARKELLAEVWQQSYGDDQTIDVHLSWLRRKLGETAASPRYLHTLRGVGVKLEPPR; this comes from the coding sequence ATGGCAAGTGTGCTCGTGGTCGAGGACGACCAGTTCGTACGCTCCGCCCTCATCCGGCACCTCACCGAGGCCTCCCACACCGTACGGAGCGTCGGCACGGCCCTAGAGGCGCTGCGTGAGGTGGCCCATATCGGCTTTGACCTGGTCATTCTCGATCTGGGTCTGCCCGATCTCGACGGGGCGGAAGCGCTGAAGATGCTGCGCGGCATCACTGACGTACCGGTGATCATCGCCACCGCGCGGGACGACGAGGCGGAGATCGTACGGCTGCTGAACGACGGCGCCGACGACTACCTCACCAAGCCCTTCTCCGTGGAGCATCTGGCGGCCCGGATGGCGGCCGTGCTGCGCCGCTCCCGCGGCAGCTCCGGCGTCGGGCCGCCGCCGCGGCTCATCCGCGTCGGCGGGCTCTGCGTCGATCCGCTGCGCAGGCAGGCGGAGCTGGACGGGGCGCGGCTCGATCTGACCCGGCGGGAGTTCGACCTGCTGACCTTCCTCGCCGGACGTCCCGGTGTGGTCGTCGCGCGCAAGGAGCTGCTCGCCGAGGTGTGGCAGCAGTCGTACGGTGACGACCAGACCATCGACGTCCATCTCTCCTGGCTGCGCCGGAAACTCGGCGAGACCGCGGCGAGCCCGCGCTATCTGCACACACTCCGGGGTGTCGGGGTGAAGCTGGAGCCGCCCCGATGA
- a CDS encoding sensor histidine kinase, translating to MRWALVKVALAATAMVVVAFAIPLGLVIKEMASDRAFAGAERNASALAPTLSITTDRLALEKAVASTPAGAAGRVAIHVPASGEPGSRPTETGHGRAAAKDVEAARRQAVITAVPGGSVLLQPTALPTGRIAVVEVYVPQGEVSNGVGTAWLVLAGVGIGLVVGSVAVADRLGVRMVRPAQRLARAAHDLGEGRLSVRVIEEGPVELRSAAVAFNSMADQVVQLLDNERELAADLSHRLRTPLTVLRLNAASLGEGPAAEQTRAAVEKLEREVDTIIRTAREQRPRPQGAHSVAAGCDASEVIRERMAFWSALAEDEGRTVRLAGVGRTARIPVVRSELAAALDALLGNVFRHTPEGTPFSVDVHHAEDAVIVLVSDAGEGIADPAAALTRGNSGGRTGSTGLGLDIVRRVAESTGGDVRIGRSVLGGTEVRLWIALDGGRALPAHGHRVRGRRRGGLRGSVPG from the coding sequence ATGAGGTGGGCCCTGGTCAAGGTGGCGCTGGCCGCCACCGCCATGGTCGTGGTGGCCTTCGCCATTCCGCTCGGTCTGGTCATCAAGGAGATGGCCAGTGACCGGGCGTTCGCGGGCGCCGAGCGGAACGCGTCGGCCCTCGCCCCCACCCTCTCCATCACCACCGACCGCCTCGCGCTGGAGAAGGCGGTCGCCTCCACCCCGGCGGGCGCCGCAGGCCGCGTCGCCATCCATGTGCCGGCGTCGGGTGAACCGGGCAGCCGGCCGACCGAGACCGGCCACGGGCGGGCAGCGGCCAAGGACGTCGAGGCGGCCCGCCGCCAGGCCGTGATCACCGCGGTGCCCGGCGGCTCCGTGCTCCTCCAGCCGACCGCGCTGCCCACCGGGAGGATCGCGGTCGTCGAGGTGTACGTACCGCAGGGGGAGGTCTCCAACGGCGTCGGCACCGCCTGGCTGGTTCTCGCGGGCGTCGGTATCGGGCTGGTCGTCGGCTCGGTCGCGGTGGCCGACCGGCTGGGCGTACGGATGGTGCGCCCCGCGCAGCGGCTCGCGCGGGCGGCGCACGACCTGGGCGAGGGCAGGCTGTCCGTACGGGTCATCGAGGAGGGCCCGGTCGAACTGCGCTCGGCCGCCGTGGCGTTCAACTCGATGGCCGACCAGGTCGTCCAACTCCTGGACAACGAACGCGAACTGGCCGCCGACCTCTCGCACCGGCTGCGCACCCCGCTCACGGTCCTGCGGCTCAACGCGGCCTCGCTGGGTGAAGGACCGGCCGCCGAGCAGACCCGCGCGGCCGTCGAGAAGCTGGAGCGGGAGGTCGACACGATCATCCGCACGGCCCGCGAACAGCGACCGCGGCCCCAGGGGGCGCACAGCGTGGCCGCGGGCTGCGACGCCTCCGAGGTGATCCGCGAACGGATGGCCTTCTGGTCGGCGCTGGCGGAGGACGAGGGCCGTACGGTACGGCTGGCGGGCGTGGGCCGGACGGCCCGCATCCCGGTCGTACGCTCCGAACTGGCCGCCGCGCTCGACGCGTTGCTCGGCAACGTCTTCCGCCACACCCCCGAGGGCACCCCCTTCTCGGTGGACGTGCACCATGCGGAGGACGCCGTCATCGTGCTCGTGTCGGACGCCGGTGAGGGCATCGCCGACCCGGCGGCCGCCCTGACGCGCGGCAACAGCGGTGGACGGACCGGCTCCACGGGTCTCGGCCTCGACATCGTGCGCCGGGTCGCCGAGTCGACCGGCGGCGACGTACGGATCGGCCGCTCGGTCCTCGGCGGCACCGAGGTCCGGCTGTGGATCGCCCTCGACGGCGGCCGTGCGCTGCCTGCTCACGGCCACCGGGTAAGGGGCCGCAGGCGCGGGGGGCTCCGGGGGTCGGTACCGGGCTGA
- a CDS encoding glycoside hydrolase family 18 protein: MSTTTHRRKVSGKTKAMGAVVAAAVAGGGAFALTGTAHAADVGAAYSKTSDWHGGYTGQYVVSSAAGKALTDWKLEFDLPAGTRLSSLWNAESTVDGQHVTVRPAKWDKAGIAAGKSLTIGFVTSSGATAGDPTGCVIDGAKCSVDTGGAPAPSGRPAEPSRPADPSKAPQPSARPTATASSKPAPTPTRTTGAGTGTSSGAGFAPYIDTSLYPAYNLLDTVTKTGVKEFNLAFITSGGSCAPLWGGTTGLGDDKVASQVSGLRAKGGDVRVSFGGASGTELGAACTSADALAAAYGKVIDTYKLTKVDFDIEGGALPDTAANTRRAQAIAQLQKSHPGLDVSFTLPVMPEGLTQPGVDLVANAKKNGVDISAVNIMAMDYGASYSGDMGDYATQAATATQAQIKGVLGLSDAAAWKAVAVTPMIGVNDVNTEKFTVDDAKKLAGFAKAKGLARLSMWSGARDKECPGGAKNSADPTCSSVVQDELAFTKAFAANS; this comes from the coding sequence ATGAGTACGACGACCCACCGGCGCAAGGTGAGCGGCAAGACCAAGGCGATGGGTGCGGTGGTGGCCGCAGCCGTCGCAGGGGGCGGCGCGTTCGCACTGACCGGCACGGCGCACGCCGCCGACGTGGGCGCCGCCTACAGCAAGACCAGTGACTGGCACGGCGGTTACACCGGCCAGTACGTCGTCAGCAGCGCCGCGGGCAAGGCGCTGACCGACTGGAAGCTGGAGTTCGACCTGCCCGCGGGCACCAGGCTCAGCTCGCTCTGGAACGCCGAGTCCACGGTCGACGGACAGCACGTCACCGTGCGGCCTGCGAAGTGGGACAAGGCGGGTATCGCCGCGGGCAAGTCCCTCACCATCGGCTTCGTCACGTCGTCGGGCGCCACCGCCGGCGACCCCACCGGCTGTGTCATCGACGGTGCCAAGTGCTCGGTGGACACCGGCGGTGCGCCCGCGCCGAGCGGCCGGCCCGCCGAGCCGTCCCGGCCGGCCGACCCGTCCAAGGCGCCGCAGCCGTCGGCCAGGCCCACGGCAACCGCATCGTCGAAGCCCGCACCCACGCCCACCAGGACCACCGGCGCCGGAACGGGCACCTCGTCCGGCGCGGGCTTCGCCCCGTACATCGACACCTCGCTCTACCCCGCGTACAACCTGCTCGACACCGTGACCAAGACCGGCGTGAAGGAGTTCAACCTGGCCTTCATCACCTCCGGCGGCAGCTGCGCCCCGCTCTGGGGCGGTACCACGGGCCTCGGTGACGACAAGGTGGCCTCGCAGGTCAGTGGGTTGCGGGCCAAGGGCGGCGACGTCCGGGTGTCCTTCGGCGGGGCCTCCGGCACCGAGCTGGGCGCGGCCTGTACGTCCGCCGACGCGCTGGCCGCCGCGTACGGCAAGGTCATCGACACCTACAAGCTCACCAAGGTCGACTTCGACATCGAGGGCGGTGCACTGCCGGACACCGCGGCCAACACCCGGCGCGCCCAGGCCATCGCGCAGCTCCAGAAGTCCCACCCGGGGCTCGACGTCTCGTTCACGCTGCCGGTGATGCCCGAGGGGCTGACCCAGCCCGGCGTGGATCTCGTCGCCAACGCGAAGAAGAACGGCGTCGACATCTCCGCCGTCAACATCATGGCGATGGACTACGGGGCCTCGTACAGCGGTGACATGGGCGACTACGCCACCCAGGCGGCGACCGCCACGCAGGCCCAGATCAAGGGGGTGCTCGGGCTCTCGGACGCCGCTGCCTGGAAGGCCGTCGCGGTCACGCCGATGATCGGCGTCAACGACGTCAACACCGAGAAGTTCACGGTGGACGACGCGAAGAAGCTGGCCGGGTTCGCCAAGGCGAAGGGCCTGGCGCGGCTCTCGATGTGGTCCGGCGCACGGGACAAGGAGTGCCCCGGCGGTGCGAAGAACTCGGCCGACCCGACGTGTTCGTCCGTGGTCCAGGACGAGCTGGCGTTCACCAAGGCGTTCGCCGCGAACAGCTGA
- a CDS encoding ABC transporter substrate-binding protein, whose amino-acid sequence MRITRTAGGRRRRAAVLATTGLTATALLLAGCSSGSSDSGKSSDANGKITLTVADYGQFGYKEAGLFAQYHKLHPNITVKEDVTADEKVYYPKLLQELNSGSGLSDVQGIEVGRIKEVVDTKADKFADLSKVINVSDYVSWKEKQATTSGGQVIGAGTDIGPMPLCYNTDLFKKAGLPTDRDKVAQKVAGGWIDYLALGEEYKKNAPAGTYFMDSASAMFNAVVSSNTQQYYDSSGKPIYKTSSSVKDGWKLASQAASEGLSHGLAQFDPPTWPPALRKNSVATVVCPAWMAGQISTNAGPANKGHWDITTAPGSSSANWGGSFLGVPKSGKHVAEASALVKWLTSPAQQAAVFKAIGAFPSNKNAYILPEVKNAKLPYFNNAPIGKIYAQEAGTIPAAVLGPKDADIKDAFSTQISNMEQRQTSSSKAWNDAINNIDKTVG is encoded by the coding sequence ATGCGCATCACCCGCACCGCCGGCGGTCGCCGCCGCAGAGCCGCGGTCCTCGCCACCACGGGCCTGACGGCCACCGCCCTGTTGCTGGCCGGCTGCAGCAGCGGCTCGTCGGACTCGGGCAAGAGCTCCGACGCGAACGGGAAAATCACCCTGACCGTCGCGGACTACGGGCAGTTCGGCTACAAGGAGGCCGGGCTCTTCGCCCAGTACCACAAGCTGCACCCGAACATCACGGTCAAGGAAGACGTCACCGCTGATGAGAAGGTCTACTACCCCAAGCTGCTCCAGGAGCTGAACTCCGGTAGTGGCCTGTCCGATGTCCAGGGCATCGAGGTCGGCCGTATCAAGGAAGTGGTCGACACCAAGGCGGACAAGTTCGCCGACCTCAGCAAGGTGATCAACGTCAGCGACTATGTGTCCTGGAAGGAGAAGCAGGCCACCACGTCGGGCGGGCAGGTGATCGGCGCGGGTACCGACATCGGCCCTATGCCGCTCTGCTACAACACGGACCTCTTCAAGAAGGCCGGCCTGCCGACCGACCGGGACAAGGTGGCCCAGAAGGTCGCCGGCGGATGGATCGACTACCTCGCGCTGGGTGAGGAGTACAAGAAGAACGCGCCCGCGGGCACCTACTTCATGGACTCGGCGAGCGCCATGTTCAACGCTGTGGTGAGCTCCAACACGCAGCAGTACTACGACTCCAGCGGCAAGCCGATCTACAAGACCAGCTCCAGCGTCAAGGACGGCTGGAAGCTGGCGTCGCAGGCGGCCTCCGAGGGACTCTCGCACGGTCTCGCGCAGTTCGACCCGCCCACCTGGCCGCCGGCGCTGCGCAAGAACAGCGTCGCCACCGTCGTCTGTCCCGCATGGATGGCGGGTCAGATCTCGACCAACGCTGGCCCGGCCAACAAGGGCCACTGGGACATCACCACGGCCCCCGGCTCGTCCTCGGCCAACTGGGGTGGCTCGTTCCTGGGCGTCCCCAAGAGCGGGAAGCACGTGGCCGAGGCCAGCGCACTGGTCAAGTGGCTGACCTCGCCGGCCCAGCAGGCCGCCGTCTTCAAGGCGATCGGCGCCTTCCCGTCCAACAAGAACGCGTACATCCTTCCCGAAGTGAAGAACGCCAAGCTTCCTTACTTCAACAACGCGCCGATCGGCAAGATCTACGCCCAGGAGGCCGGCACCATCCCGGCTGCCGTTCTCGGCCCGAAGGACGCCGACATCAAGGATGCGTTCTCCACGCAGATCAGCAACATGGAGCAGCGCCAGACCAGTTCCAGCAAGGCATGGAACGACGCGATCAACAACATCGACAAGACGGTCGGCTGA